From a region of the Kaistia sp. 32K genome:
- a CDS encoding ribonuclease J → MDDFVFLPLGGVGEIGMNLALYGYGPSNRRRWLAVDFGVSFAGPDLPGVDLVLPDIRYMEEERDFIEAIVITHAHEDHFGALLDLWPRLRLPVYASAFTAGLLNAKRAAQPGAPEIPVTIVAPGDRVTIGDFEVEFIAVTHSILEPMALAIRTPLGTVVHTGDWKLDPEPVIGPQTDAARLAAIGDEGVLALVCDSTNAMRDGRSPSETEVGASLTEIVKEATGRVAFTTFASNVGRIKSIALAALAADRQVVVVGRALRRAIEVATELGYMEGLPPFLDEESYGYLPRSKVVAILTGSQGEPRAALARIAEDEHKFVGLSPGDTVVFSARPIPGNEKAIGNIINQLCDQGIVVITDRDRLVHVSGHPRRDELAEMYGWVRPEIAIPVHGEAMHLWAHAAFARDMGVKQVVLTENGNIVRLAPGPAEEIDDVPFGQLYKDGNIIADADNVGVPERRKLAFSGHVAVSVVLDAKGAVATDPEIALTGLPIQGATGHPFEETVMTAVLGTIESIPRARRRDPELVREAIRRSVRAAVRQAWGKKPLCTVFVAIV, encoded by the coding sequence ATGGACGACTTCGTCTTCCTCCCCCTGGGTGGTGTCGGCGAGATCGGGATGAATCTCGCTCTCTATGGTTATGGTCCTTCGAACCGCCGCCGCTGGCTAGCGGTCGATTTCGGCGTCAGTTTCGCCGGCCCGGATCTTCCGGGCGTCGATCTCGTGCTTCCCGATATCCGCTACATGGAAGAAGAGCGCGACTTCATCGAAGCGATCGTCATCACCCACGCGCATGAGGACCATTTCGGCGCTCTGCTGGATCTCTGGCCGCGCCTGCGCCTGCCGGTCTATGCCAGCGCCTTCACGGCCGGGCTTCTGAACGCCAAGCGCGCGGCACAGCCCGGCGCGCCCGAAATCCCGGTTACCATCGTCGCTCCCGGCGATCGCGTGACGATCGGCGATTTCGAGGTCGAGTTCATCGCGGTCACCCACTCGATCCTCGAGCCGATGGCGCTCGCGATCCGCACGCCGCTCGGCACCGTGGTCCATACCGGCGACTGGAAGCTCGATCCCGAGCCGGTCATCGGTCCGCAGACCGACGCGGCGCGGCTGGCGGCGATCGGCGACGAAGGCGTGCTGGCGCTCGTCTGCGATTCGACCAACGCCATGCGCGACGGCCGCAGCCCGAGCGAGACCGAAGTCGGCGCTTCGCTGACCGAGATCGTCAAGGAAGCGACGGGCCGCGTCGCCTTCACGACGTTTGCCTCGAATGTCGGCCGCATCAAGTCGATCGCGCTGGCCGCGCTCGCCGCCGATCGCCAGGTCGTCGTGGTCGGCCGGGCGCTTCGCCGCGCCATCGAGGTGGCGACCGAGCTCGGCTACATGGAGGGGCTGCCGCCCTTCCTCGACGAGGAATCCTACGGCTATCTGCCGCGTTCCAAGGTGGTCGCCATCCTGACCGGCAGCCAGGGCGAGCCGCGCGCCGCGCTGGCCCGGATCGCCGAGGACGAGCACAAGTTCGTCGGCCTGTCGCCGGGCGATACGGTGGTGTTCTCGGCGCGCCCGATTCCGGGCAACGAGAAGGCCATCGGCAACATCATCAACCAGCTCTGCGACCAGGGCATCGTTGTCATCACCGACCGCGATCGGCTGGTGCACGTCTCCGGCCATCCGCGCCGCGACGAGCTGGCCGAGATGTATGGCTGGGTGCGGCCCGAGATCGCCATTCCGGTGCACGGCGAGGCGATGCATCTCTGGGCGCATGCCGCCTTCGCCCGCGACATGGGCGTCAAGCAGGTCGTGCTGACGGAGAACGGCAACATCGTCCGTCTCGCGCCCGGGCCGGCGGAGGAGATCGACGACGTTCCCTTCGGCCAGCTCTACAAGGACGGCAACATCATCGCCGACGCCGACAATGTCGGCGTGCCGGAGCGGCGCAAGCTGGCCTTCTCCGGTCATGTCGCGGTGTCCGTGGTGCTCGACGCGAAGGGCGCGGTGGCGACCGATCCGGAGATTGCGCTGACCGGCCTGCCGATCCAGGGCGCCACCGGTCACCCGTTCGAAGAGACGGTCATGACGGCGGTTCTCGGCACGATCGAGAGCATTCCGCGCGCACGTCGGCGGGATCCGGAACTGGTGCGCGAGGCAATCCGTCGCTCCGTCCGCGCCGCCGTTCGGCAGGCTTGGGGCAAAAAGCCACTTTGCACTGTCTTCGTCGCGATCGTATGA
- a CDS encoding biotin--[acetyl-CoA-carboxylase] ligase: MEFKLGRVANESQYRLRSYEAAGSTNAEALAAARAGDPGRCWFVTAQQTAGRGRRGRPWATPVGNLAASLLVVVPNNPATAATLGFAAGLALDEALRAIAPDLILRVGLDGFEGQGEAGRRDRLRLKWPNDVLLDGGKLAGILLEAEPLPDGRLAVVIGIGVNVVAAPEGLPYPATSLAGLGVGIDAPHVFAALSDSWASVARVWDEGQGFKSIRRLWLDRAAGLGEAVVVRVGEQSFSGVFETIDEEGRLVMRSPEGLVRTIAAGEVHFGSVATSRK, translated from the coding sequence ATGGAGTTCAAGCTCGGCCGGGTCGCAAACGAAAGCCAGTATCGCCTCAGATCGTATGAGGCGGCTGGCTCGACGAATGCAGAGGCTCTGGCAGCGGCGCGCGCGGGTGACCCCGGGCGCTGCTGGTTCGTGACTGCGCAACAGACAGCGGGCAGGGGCCGCAGAGGCCGCCCGTGGGCGACGCCGGTCGGCAACCTCGCGGCCAGCCTGCTGGTCGTGGTGCCGAACAATCCCGCGACGGCCGCCACGCTCGGCTTTGCCGCCGGGCTGGCGCTGGACGAGGCGCTCCGCGCCATCGCGCCGGACCTGATCCTGCGGGTCGGCCTCGATGGTTTCGAGGGGCAGGGCGAGGCCGGACGACGCGATCGGCTGCGCCTAAAATGGCCGAACGACGTCCTCCTCGATGGCGGCAAGCTCGCGGGCATCCTGCTCGAGGCGGAGCCCTTGCCGGACGGGCGCCTCGCGGTCGTGATCGGCATTGGTGTGAATGTCGTCGCGGCGCCGGAAGGCTTGCCATATCCTGCGACATCGCTGGCCGGATTGGGCGTCGGCATCGATGCGCCGCATGTCTTCGCGGCGCTGTCCGATTCCTGGGCGAGCGTGGCGCGCGTCTGGGACGAGGGGCAGGGGTTCAAGTCGATCCGGCGTCTTTGGCTTGATCGCGCGGCCGGGCTTGGGGAAGCGGTCGTTGTACGGGTGGGAGAGCAGAGTTTCTCGGGCGTGTTCGAGACGATCGACGAGGAAGGCCGGCTCGTCATGCGTTCTCCCGAGGGTTTGGTTAGGACCATCGCCGCCGGCGAGGTTCATTTCGGTTCAGTGGCGACGTCGAGAAAATGA
- the nuoN gene encoding NADH-quinone oxidoreductase subunit NuoN yields MMDLATLPSLTPFLPELVLAIGALVLLMIGAFGGERATPLVTTLAVLLVAVAGLVLLFKAEDGATFGGAFVLDPFARFMKVLALIGSGFAIVMSVNYSKREKIARFEYPVLILLATVGMMLMISANDLIAIYLGLELQSLALYVVAASNRDSVKSTEAGLKYFVLGALSSGMLLYGMSLIYGFTGHTQFQGIATTLSNGPIAIGVVFGLVFVIAGIAFKVSAVPFHMWTPDVYEGAPTPVTAFFAAAPKAAAMALFVRVLIGSLGPAASDWQQVITFIAIASMILGAFAAIGQRNIKRLMAYSSIGHMGFALVGLAAGNQAGVQGIILYMAIYVAMTLGAFAVILFMRRKGQMVEEINDLAGLSRSHPVIAFIFAMILFSLAGIPPLAGFFAKWYVFLAAIEAHLYVLAVIGVLSSVVGAYYYLRIVKIMYFDEPAGAFEPMTGELRFVLGLSGVFVILFVFFAGPIGQAASVAAKTFF; encoded by the coding sequence ATGATGGACCTCGCTACGCTTCCCTCACTCACCCCGTTCCTGCCGGAACTGGTCCTGGCCATCGGCGCGCTTGTGCTGCTGATGATCGGTGCCTTCGGCGGCGAGCGCGCGACGCCGCTCGTCACCACGCTGGCGGTCCTGCTCGTCGCGGTTGCCGGCCTGGTCCTGCTGTTCAAGGCCGAGGACGGCGCCACCTTCGGCGGTGCCTTCGTGCTCGATCCGTTCGCCCGCTTCATGAAGGTGCTGGCGCTGATCGGCTCCGGCTTCGCGATCGTGATGTCGGTAAACTACTCGAAGCGCGAGAAGATCGCCCGTTTCGAGTATCCGGTGCTGATCCTGCTCGCCACCGTCGGCATGATGCTGATGATCTCGGCGAACGACCTGATCGCTATCTATCTCGGCCTCGAGCTGCAGTCTCTCGCGCTCTATGTCGTCGCGGCGAGCAACCGCGATTCCGTGAAGTCGACGGAAGCGGGCCTGAAATATTTCGTCCTCGGCGCGCTGTCCTCGGGCATGCTGCTTTATGGCATGTCGCTGATCTACGGCTTCACGGGCCACACCCAGTTCCAGGGCATCGCCACGACGCTCTCGAACGGCCCGATCGCCATCGGCGTCGTGTTCGGCCTGGTGTTCGTCATCGCCGGCATCGCCTTCAAGGTCTCGGCCGTGCCGTTCCACATGTGGACGCCGGACGTCTATGAGGGCGCGCCGACCCCGGTGACGGCGTTCTTCGCCGCCGCTCCGAAGGCTGCCGCCATGGCGCTGTTCGTCCGCGTGCTGATCGGGTCGCTGGGCCCGGCGGCTTCGGACTGGCAGCAGGTGATCACCTTCATCGCCATCGCCTCGATGATCCTCGGCGCCTTCGCCGCGATCGGCCAGCGCAACATCAAGCGCCTGATGGCCTATTCGTCGATCGGCCACATGGGCTTCGCGCTCGTCGGTCTCGCCGCGGGCAACCAGGCCGGCGTGCAGGGCATCATCCTGTACATGGCGATCTACGTCGCCATGACGCTCGGCGCCTTCGCCGTCATCCTGTTCATGCGCCGCAAGGGCCAGATGGTCGAAGAGATCAACGATCTCGCCGGCCTGTCGCGCTCGCACCCGGTGATCGCGTTCATCTTCGCCATGATCCTGTTCTCGCTGGCGGGCATCCCGCCGCTGGCCGGTTTCTTCGCGAAGTGGTACGTCTTCCTGGCGGCGATCGAGGCGCACCTCTACGTGCTGGCCGTCATCGGCGTGCTGTCGAGCGTGGTGGGCGCCTACTACTACCTGCGCATCGTCAAGATCATGTATTTCGACGAGCCTGCGGGCGCCTTCGAGCCGATGACCGGCGAGCTTCGCTTCGTCCTCGGCCTCTCCGGCGTCTTCGTCATCCTCTTCGTCTTCTTCGCCGGGCCGATCGGCCAGGCGGCGAGCGTCGCGGCCAAGACCTTCTTCTGA
- a CDS encoding NADH-quinone oxidoreductase subunit M, translating into MTDWPILSTVTFLPTVGALLILLVRGDDAAARRNVYWIALWTTIVTFLVSLLIWIDFDSTNAGFQFVERTNWLGGSISYSMGVDGISMLFVILTTFLMPICIVASKYSVKKRFAEYMVAFLILETLMIGVFCATDLLLFYVFFEGGLIPMFLIIGIWGGQRRVYAAFKFFLYTLLGSVLMLLAIMAMYIQAGTTDIPTLLQFQFPASMQTWLWIAFFASFAVKMPMWPVHTWLPDAHVEAPTAGSVILAGVLLKMGGYGFLRFSLPMFPIASADFAPFIYTLSVIAIIYTSLVALMQQDMKKLIAYSSVAHMGYVTMGIFAMNPQGVEGAIFQMLSHGIVSGALFLCVGVIYDRMHTREIAAYGGLVNRMPFYAFAFLVFTMANVGLPGTSGFVGEFLTLIGIFRVNTWVAAFATSGVILSASYALWLYRKVIFGVLDKASLKSMFDLSRREVAILVPLIVLTIFFGVYPTPVFNVTGQAVDNLITNYQAALSAAGKLALAAQ; encoded by the coding sequence ATGACTGACTGGCCGATCCTCTCGACCGTTACCTTCCTGCCAACGGTCGGCGCGCTCCTGATCCTGCTCGTCCGCGGCGATGACGCCGCGGCGCGGCGCAACGTCTACTGGATCGCTCTCTGGACCACGATCGTCACCTTCCTGGTGTCGCTCCTGATCTGGATCGACTTCGATAGCACCAATGCCGGCTTCCAGTTCGTCGAGCGTACCAACTGGCTCGGCGGCAGCATTTCGTACTCGATGGGCGTCGACGGCATCTCGATGCTGTTCGTCATCCTGACGACCTTCCTGATGCCGATCTGCATCGTGGCCTCGAAGTACTCGGTGAAGAAGCGCTTCGCCGAATACATGGTCGCGTTCCTGATCCTCGAGACGCTGATGATCGGCGTGTTCTGCGCGACCGACCTGCTGCTCTTCTACGTCTTCTTCGAAGGCGGCCTGATCCCGATGTTCCTGATCATCGGCATCTGGGGTGGCCAGCGGCGCGTCTACGCGGCGTTCAAGTTCTTCCTCTACACGCTGCTCGGCTCGGTGCTGATGCTGCTCGCCATCATGGCGATGTACATCCAGGCCGGTACGACGGACATCCCGACGCTGCTGCAATTCCAGTTCCCTGCCTCGATGCAGACCTGGCTCTGGATCGCCTTCTTCGCCTCCTTCGCGGTGAAGATGCCGATGTGGCCGGTGCACACCTGGCTTCCCGACGCGCACGTCGAGGCGCCGACGGCGGGCTCGGTCATCCTGGCCGGCGTGCTCCTGAAGATGGGCGGCTACGGCTTCCTGCGCTTCTCGCTGCCGATGTTCCCGATCGCCTCGGCCGACTTCGCGCCGTTCATCTACACGCTCTCCGTCATCGCCATCATCTACACCTCGCTGGTGGCGCTGATGCAGCAGGACATGAAGAAGCTGATCGCCTACTCGTCGGTCGCCCACATGGGCTACGTCACGATGGGCATCTTCGCGATGAACCCGCAGGGCGTCGAAGGCGCGATCTTCCAGATGCTGTCGCACGGCATCGTTTCCGGCGCGCTCTTCCTCTGCGTCGGCGTGATCTACGACCGCATGCACACCCGCGAGATCGCGGCCTATGGCGGCCTCGTCAACCGGATGCCGTTCTACGCCTTCGCCTTCCTCGTCTTCACGATGGCGAATGTCGGCCTGCCGGGCACCAGCGGCTTCGTCGGCGAGTTCCTGACCCTGATCGGCATCTTCCGCGTCAACACCTGGGTCGCGGCCTTCGCCACCAGCGGCGTCATCCTGTCGGCGAGCTACGCGCTCTGGCTCTACCGCAAGGTGATCTTCGGCGTGCTCGACAAGGCTTCGCTCAAGTCGATGTTCGATCTGTCGCGTCGCGAGGTCGCCATCCTCGTGCCGCTGATCGTGCTGACGATCTTCTTCGGCGTCTATCCGACCCCCGTCTTCAACGTGACGGGGCAGGCGGTCGACAATCTGATTACAAACTATCAGGCCGCGCTCTCTGCTGCCGGCAAGCTCGCGCTGGCGGCGCAGTGA
- the nuoL gene encoding NADH-quinone oxidoreductase subunit L: MYSAIVFLPLLGAILAGIIALRGSYSAAMVGAPKESLADAHDDHAHGHHGHDHHGHDHHGHDDHGHDDHGHDHHAAAPGSRPAELITTGLLLVSAVLSWIAFLTIGSPEGETVRVKVLPWIASGTLSFDWALRIDTLTAMMLVVVTTVSSLVHVYSIGYMSHDEHRPRFFAYLSLFTFAMLMLVTSDNLFQMFFGWEGVGLASYLLIGFWFKRPSANAAAIKAFVVNRVGDFGFALGIFSIFVMFGSVDFDTIFANTSSVAGHTIHFLSWDLDALTVICILLFIGAMGKSAQFLLHTWLPDAMEGPTPVSALIHAATMVTAGVFMVARMSPLFELAPTALTVVTFFGATTAFFAATVGLVQNDIKRVIAYSTCSQLGYMFVALGVGAYGAGVFHLFTHAFFKALLFLGAGSVIHAVSGEQDMRKMGGLWKKIPVTYWTMVIGTLALTGFPLTAGYYSKDAIIESAFVGHNAFSGYAFVLVVAAALMTSFYSWRLIFMTFHGKPRASEEVMSHVHESPPVMTIPLYVLSIGALFAGMVFANRFIGEGYNEFWKGALFTGPENHILHEMHGVPALVKYSPFIMMLVGFLVAYWFYIRSPETPKRLAAEQPVLYRFLLNKWYFDEIYDFLFVRPAKWLGRFLWKKGDGWLIDGFGPDGVSARVVDVTNRVVRLQSGYVYHYAFAMLIGVAALVTWMMFAG; the protein is encoded by the coding sequence ATGTATTCAGCCATCGTCTTCCTCCCGCTTCTCGGCGCCATCCTCGCCGGTATCATCGCGCTGCGGGGCAGCTACTCCGCCGCCATGGTGGGCGCTCCCAAGGAGAGCCTCGCCGACGCGCATGATGATCATGCGCATGGCCACCACGGTCATGATCATCACGGCCACGACCATCACGGCCATGACGACCATGGTCACGACGACCATGGGCATGACCACCACGCCGCGGCGCCGGGCTCCCGCCCGGCCGAGCTGATCACGACAGGCCTGCTGCTCGTCTCGGCGGTGCTGTCCTGGATCGCCTTCCTGACGATCGGTTCGCCGGAAGGCGAGACGGTCCGGGTCAAGGTGCTGCCCTGGATCGCCTCCGGCACGCTCTCGTTCGACTGGGCGCTGCGCATCGACACGCTGACGGCCATGATGCTGGTCGTCGTCACGACGGTTTCCTCGCTCGTCCATGTGTACTCGATCGGCTACATGAGCCATGACGAGCACCGGCCGCGCTTCTTCGCCTACCTGTCGCTCTTCACCTTCGCCATGCTGATGCTGGTGACGTCGGACAATCTGTTCCAGATGTTCTTCGGCTGGGAAGGCGTCGGTCTCGCCTCGTATCTGCTGATCGGCTTCTGGTTCAAGCGTCCGTCGGCCAACGCCGCAGCCATCAAGGCGTTCGTCGTCAACCGCGTCGGCGACTTCGGCTTCGCGCTCGGCATCTTCTCGATCTTCGTGATGTTCGGCTCGGTCGACTTCGACACGATCTTCGCCAACACGAGCAGCGTCGCCGGCCACACGATCCACTTCCTGTCATGGGACCTCGATGCGCTGACGGTGATCTGCATCCTTCTGTTCATCGGTGCGATGGGCAAGTCGGCGCAGTTCCTGCTGCACACCTGGCTGCCGGACGCGATGGAGGGCCCGACCCCGGTGTCGGCACTCATCCACGCCGCCACCATGGTGACCGCCGGCGTGTTCATGGTCGCCCGCATGTCGCCGCTGTTCGAGCTGGCCCCGACCGCGCTTACCGTCGTCACCTTCTTCGGCGCGACCACGGCGTTCTTCGCCGCGACGGTCGGCCTGGTGCAGAACGACATCAAGCGCGTCATCGCCTACTCGACCTGTTCGCAGCTCGGCTACATGTTCGTCGCGCTCGGCGTCGGCGCCTATGGCGCGGGTGTGTTCCACCTCTTCACGCACGCGTTCTTCAAGGCGCTCCTGTTCCTCGGCGCCGGCTCGGTGATCCACGCCGTCTCGGGCGAGCAGGACATGCGCAAGATGGGCGGCCTCTGGAAGAAGATCCCCGTCACCTACTGGACGATGGTGATCGGTACGCTGGCGCTGACGGGCTTCCCGCTGACGGCCGGCTACTATTCGAAGGACGCGATCATCGAGAGCGCCTTCGTCGGCCACAATGCCTTCTCCGGCTACGCCTTCGTGCTGGTGGTCGCTGCCGCGCTGATGACGTCGTTCTACTCCTGGCGCCTGATCTTCATGACCTTCCATGGCAAGCCGCGCGCTTCGGAAGAGGTCATGAGCCACGTGCATGAATCGCCGCCGGTGATGACGATCCCGCTCTACGTGCTGTCGATCGGCGCGCTGTTCGCCGGCATGGTTTTCGCCAACCGCTTCATCGGCGAGGGCTACAACGAGTTCTGGAAGGGCGCCCTGTTCACCGGTCCGGAGAACCACATCCTGCACGAGATGCACGGTGTGCCGGCCCTGGTGAAGTACTCGCCCTTCATCATGATGCTGGTCGGCTTCCTGGTGGCGTACTGGTTCTACATCCGGTCGCCCGAGACGCCGAAGCGCCTCGCCGCCGAGCAGCCGGTGCTCTACCGCTTCCTGCTCAACAAGTGGTACTTCGACGAGATCTACGACTTCCTGTTCGTGCGCCCCGCCAAGTGGCTCGGCCGTTTCCTCTGGAAGAAGGGCGATGGCTGGCTCATCGACGGCTTCGGGCCGGACGGTGTCTCCGCGCGCGTCGTCGACGTCACCAATCGGGTTGTCCGGCTGCAGTCCGGCTACGTGTACCACTATGCCTTTGCCATGCTGATCGGCGTCGCTGCGCTGGTCACGTGGATGATGTTCGCGGGTTGA
- the nuoK gene encoding NADH-quinone oxidoreductase subunit NuoK produces MVIGLSHYLTVAAILFTLGVFGIFLNRKNVIVILMSVELILLAVNLNLVTFSSFLGDLVGQIFALLVLTVAAAEAAIGLAILVVYFRNRGSIAVEDINMMKG; encoded by the coding sequence ATGGTAATCGGTCTCTCCCACTATCTGACGGTCGCGGCGATCCTGTTCACGCTGGGCGTCTTCGGCATCTTCCTGAACCGGAAGAACGTCATCGTCATCCTGATGTCGGTCGAGCTGATCCTGCTCGCCGTGAACCTCAATCTCGTGACCTTCTCGTCCTTCCTCGGCGATCTGGTCGGCCAGATCTTCGCGCTGCTGGTGCTCACCGTCGCCGCTGCCGAGGCTGCGATCGGACTTGCCATCCTCGTCGTCTACTTCCGTAACCGCGGGTCGATCGCGGTGGAAGACATCAACATGATGAAGGGCTGA
- a CDS encoding NADH-quinone oxidoreductase subunit J, with the protein MILHTIIFYLFSGITIASALMVISSRNPVHSVLFLILAFFNAAGLFVMLGAEFLAMLLVVVYVGAVAVLFLFVVMMLDVDFAELRQGFLQYLPIGALIGVVLLAELVIVLSGWAFAPEVLANPVRPIPEIAQVTNTEAIGRLLYTDYIFFFQTAGFVLLVAMIGAIVLTLRHKPRVKRQVIADQVARTQKVELHSVEPGKGI; encoded by the coding sequence ATGATCCTGCATACCATCATCTTCTATCTGTTCTCCGGCATCACCATCGCGTCCGCGCTGATGGTGATCTCGTCGCGCAATCCCGTGCACTCGGTGCTCTTCCTCATCCTCGCCTTCTTCAACGCGGCCGGCCTCTTCGTGATGCTCGGCGCGGAGTTCCTGGCGATGCTGCTGGTCGTGGTCTATGTCGGCGCGGTGGCGGTGCTGTTCCTGTTCGTCGTCATGATGCTCGACGTCGACTTCGCCGAGCTGCGGCAGGGCTTCCTGCAGTATCTGCCGATCGGCGCGCTGATCGGTGTCGTGCTGCTGGCGGAACTCGTGATCGTGCTGAGCGGCTGGGCTTTCGCGCCCGAGGTCCTCGCCAATCCGGTCCGGCCCATCCCCGAGATCGCCCAGGTGACGAACACCGAGGCCATCGGGCGGCTGCTCTATACCGACTACATCTTCTTCTTCCAGACGGCCGGCTTCGTGCTGCTGGTGGCGATGATCGGCGCGATCGTGCTGACGCTCCGCCACAAGCCGCGGGTCAAGCGGCAGGTGATCGCCGATCAGGTCGCGCGGACGCAGAAGGTCGAGCTGCACTCCGTCGAGCCCGGCAAGGGCATCTGA
- the nuoI gene encoding NADH-quinone oxidoreductase subunit NuoI, with protein sequence MRLDQTAKSIFLSEFVSAFFLAMRYFFAPKKTVNYPFEKGALSPRFRGEHALRRYPNGEERCIACKLCEAICPAQAITIEAGPRRNDGTRRTTRYDIDMVKCIYCGFCQEACPVDAIVEGPNFEFATETREELYYDKEKLLANGDRWEREIAQNISMDAPYR encoded by the coding sequence ATGCGCCTCGACCAAACCGCCAAGTCGATCTTCCTCTCCGAGTTCGTCTCGGCCTTCTTCCTGGCGATGCGTTATTTCTTCGCGCCGAAGAAGACCGTGAACTACCCGTTCGAGAAGGGCGCGCTCAGCCCGCGCTTCCGCGGCGAGCATGCGCTCCGCCGCTACCCGAACGGCGAAGAGCGCTGCATCGCGTGCAAGCTGTGCGAGGCGATCTGCCCCGCCCAGGCCATCACCATCGAGGCGGGTCCGCGCCGCAATGACGGCACCCGCCGCACGACGCGCTACGACATCGACATGGTGAAGTGCATCTATTGCGGCTTCTGCCAGGAAGCGTGTCCGGTCGACGCCATCGTCGAGGGGCCGAATTTCGAATTCGCGACGGAGACGCGCGAGGAGCTCTACTACGACAAGGAAAAGCTTCTCGCGAATGGCGACCGGTGGGAGCGCGAGATCGCGCAGAATATCAGCATGGACGCGCCCTACCGCTAG
- the nuoH gene encoding NADH-quinone oxidoreductase subunit NuoH: MNGFVENYLIPGAIMVGQSLLLLVLLLVSIAFILLADRKIWAAVQMRRGPNVVGAFGLFQSFADLLKFVLKEPVIPSGANKGIFLLAPLVTVTLALAGWAVIPFNPGWVIANLNVGVLYLLAISSLGVYGVIMGGWASNSKYPFLSSLRAAAQMVSYEVSIGFVIVTVLLCVGSLNLTDIVMSQQTGLGTKLGLPGSFLDWYWLALLPMFVIFFVSALAETNRPPFDLVEAESELVAGFMSEYGSTPYMMFMLGEYASICLMCAMTTILFLGGWLPPVNVAPFTWVPGIVWFVLKATMVFFMFAMAKAIVPRYRYDQLMRLGWKVFLPISLGMVVLVAAVLQIMGWAP, translated from the coding sequence ATGAACGGCTTCGTCGAAAACTACCTCATCCCCGGCGCGATCATGGTGGGCCAGAGCCTGCTGCTGCTGGTCCTTCTCCTGGTGTCGATCGCTTTCATCCTGCTCGCCGACCGCAAGATCTGGGCGGCCGTGCAGATGCGTCGCGGCCCCAACGTCGTCGGCGCCTTCGGCCTGTTCCAGTCCTTCGCCGACCTTCTGAAGTTCGTGCTGAAGGAGCCCGTCATTCCGTCGGGCGCCAACAAGGGCATCTTCCTGCTGGCGCCGCTCGTCACCGTGACGCTGGCGCTGGCCGGATGGGCGGTGATCCCGTTCAACCCGGGCTGGGTGATCGCCAACCTCAATGTTGGCGTACTCTATCTTCTGGCGATCTCGTCGCTCGGCGTCTACGGCGTCATCATGGGTGGCTGGGCCTCGAACTCGAAGTACCCGTTCCTGTCGTCGCTGCGCGCGGCCGCCCAGATGGTCTCCTATGAAGTCTCGATCGGCTTCGTGATCGTCACGGTCCTGCTCTGCGTCGGTTCGCTGAACCTAACCGACATCGTCATGTCTCAGCAGACCGGCCTCGGCACGAAGCTCGGCCTGCCGGGCAGCTTCCTGGACTGGTACTGGCTCGCGCTGCTGCCGATGTTCGTCATCTTCTTCGTCTCGGCGCTGGCCGAGACGAACCGGCCGCCCTTCGACCTGGTCGAGGCGGAGTCGGAGCTGGTCGCCGGCTTCATGTCGGAATATGGCTCGACGCCGTACATGATGTTCATGCTCGGCGAGTATGCGTCGATCTGCCTGATGTGCGCGATGACGACGATCCTGTTCCTCGGAGGCTGGTTGCCGCCGGTGAACGTCGCGCCCTTCACCTGGGTGCCGGGCATCGTCTGGTTCGTGCTGAAGGCAACCATGGTCTTCTTCATGTTCGCCATGGCGAAGGCCATCGTTCCGCGCTACCGCTACGACCAGCTGATGCGGCTGGGCTGGAAGGTCTTCCTGCCGATCTCGCTCGGCATGGTCGTGCTGGTGGCCGCCGTTCTGCAGATTATGGGATGGGCACCGTGA